Proteins found in one Triticum aestivum cultivar Chinese Spring chromosome 4D, IWGSC CS RefSeq v2.1, whole genome shotgun sequence genomic segment:
- the LOC123100627 gene encoding short-chain dehydrogenase TIC 32 B, chloroplastic isoform X1, translating into MLQAARYLLGSPGASGFGSKTTAEEVTAACPDLGSLTAIITGATSGIGAETARVLAKRGARVVMPARSVKAAEDMRARILGECPGADVLVLHLDLSSLASVRDFARRFLSLGLPLHLLINNAGKFSHGQLALSEDGVEMTFATNYLGHFLLTKLLLGRMAETAAATGVQGRIVNVSSSVHGWFSGDWADYLQLVTRRKIPYDATRAYAVSKLANLLHTKELAARLQEMGADVTVNCVHPGIVRTRLNRDREGLITDLVFVLLSKLLKTIPQAAATTCYAAVHPRLAGVSDRYLADCNEALPSPAAASRSEAARLWQASEDMISGSSQQGQVLQYGCWTGTSEHPTTLCPSTV; encoded by the exons ATGCTGCAGGCGGCCAGGTACCTGCTGGGCTCCCCGGGCGCCAGCGGGTTCGGCTCCAAGACCACCGCCGAGGAGGTCACGGCGGCGTGCCCGGACCTCGGCTCGCTCACCGCCATCATCACAGGCGCCACGTCGGGGATCGGGGCGGAGACGGCGCGGGTGCTGGCCAAGCGGGGTGCGAGGGTGGTCATGCCGGCGCGGAGCGTCAAGGCGGCCGAGGACATGCGCGCGCGCATCCTGGGCGAGTGCCCCGGCGCCGACGTCCTCGTGCTGCACCTCGACCTCAGCTCGCTGGCCTCCGTCCGTGACTTCGCCCGCCGCTTCCTCTCTCTCGGCCTGCCCCTCCACCTCCTCATCAACAACGCCGGCAAGTTCTCGCACGGCCAGCTCGCGCTGTCGGAGGACGGCGTGGAGATGACCTTCGCGACCAACTACCTCGGCCATTTCCTCCTGACGAAGCTTCTGCTCGGGAGGATGGCGGAGACTGCGGCGGCCACGGGGGTGCAGGGCCGCATCGTCAACGTGTCCTCCAGCGTGCACGGTTGGTTCTCCGGCGACTGGGCCGACTACCTCCAGCTCGTCACCCGCCGCAAGAT ACCCTACGACGCGACGCGGGCCTACGCTGTCTCCAAGCTCGCCAACTTGCTGCACACCAAGGAGCTCGCCGCCCGCCTCCAGGAGATGGGCGCGGACGTGACGGTGAACTGCGTGCACCCGGGCATCGTGAGGACGCGCCTCAACCGCGACCGAGAGGGCCTCATCACAGATCTCGTCTTCGTGCTGCTCTCCAAGCTGCTCAAGACCATCCCTCAG GCTGCGGCGACCACGTGCTACGCGGCGGTGCACCCGAGGCTGGCCGGTGTGTCCGACCGCTACTTGGCCGACTGCAACGAGGCTctcccatcgccggccgccgcaaGCCGCAGCGAGGCCGCGCGGCTGTGGCAGGCGTCGGAGGACATGATCAGCGGCTCGAGTCAACAAGGACAAGTACTCCAATACGGCTGCTGGACAGGAACATCAGAGCATCCGACTACTTTGTGTCCATCAACCGTGTAA
- the LOC123100627 gene encoding short-chain dehydrogenase TIC 32 B, chloroplastic isoform X2 — protein MLQAARYLLGSPGASGFGSKTTAEEVTAACPDLGSLTAIITGATSGIGAETARVLAKRGARVVMPARSVKAAEDMRARILGECPGADVLVLHLDLSSLASVRDFARRFLSLGLPLHLLINNAGKFSHGQLALSEDGVEMTFATNYLGHFLLTKLLLGRMAETAAATGVQGRIVNVSSSVHGWFSGDWADYLQLVTRRKIPYDATRAYAVSKLANLLHTKELAARLQEMGADVTVNCVHPGIVRTRLNRDREGLITDLVFVLLSKLLKTIPQVRLRRPRATRRCTRGWPVCPTATWPTATRLSHRRPPQAAARPRGCGRRRRT, from the exons ATGCTGCAGGCGGCCAGGTACCTGCTGGGCTCCCCGGGCGCCAGCGGGTTCGGCTCCAAGACCACCGCCGAGGAGGTCACGGCGGCGTGCCCGGACCTCGGCTCGCTCACCGCCATCATCACAGGCGCCACGTCGGGGATCGGGGCGGAGACGGCGCGGGTGCTGGCCAAGCGGGGTGCGAGGGTGGTCATGCCGGCGCGGAGCGTCAAGGCGGCCGAGGACATGCGCGCGCGCATCCTGGGCGAGTGCCCCGGCGCCGACGTCCTCGTGCTGCACCTCGACCTCAGCTCGCTGGCCTCCGTCCGTGACTTCGCCCGCCGCTTCCTCTCTCTCGGCCTGCCCCTCCACCTCCTCATCAACAACGCCGGCAAGTTCTCGCACGGCCAGCTCGCGCTGTCGGAGGACGGCGTGGAGATGACCTTCGCGACCAACTACCTCGGCCATTTCCTCCTGACGAAGCTTCTGCTCGGGAGGATGGCGGAGACTGCGGCGGCCACGGGGGTGCAGGGCCGCATCGTCAACGTGTCCTCCAGCGTGCACGGTTGGTTCTCCGGCGACTGGGCCGACTACCTCCAGCTCGTCACCCGCCGCAAGAT ACCCTACGACGCGACGCGGGCCTACGCTGTCTCCAAGCTCGCCAACTTGCTGCACACCAAGGAGCTCGCCGCCCGCCTCCAGGAGATGGGCGCGGACGTGACGGTGAACTGCGTGCACCCGGGCATCGTGAGGACGCGCCTCAACCGCGACCGAGAGGGCCTCATCACAGATCTCGTCTTCGTGCTGCTCTCCAAGCTGCTCAAGACCATCCCTCAGGTCAG GCTGCGGCGACCACGTGCTACGCGGCGGTGCACCCGAGGCTGGCCGGTGTGTCCGACCGCTACTTGGCCGACTGCAACGAGGCTctcccatcgccggccgccgcaaGCCGCAGCGAGGCCGCGCGGCTGTGGCAGGCGTCGGAGGACATGA
- the LOC123097168 gene encoding zinc finger BED domain-containing protein RICESLEEPER 2, with protein sequence MLSILESEHDEGLKDKDDAFMSVDAEVDAEADAEAAAAEAGDESFLRSIIEDEDAEAKVGEGANPEAAQDDKPKGRKQMASRSQIWEHFTKVFDDKGLVKEGKCKYCDRPIQATTSINGTTAMRRHFGTCKRSPNKKMDPNQTTLQATPGDGINTWRYDAEKVRKAFAVMVIEDELPFAFGEKSGFRKFISVACPRFSPPSRRTCTRDTVKIYLDEKCKLKKFFKENCGSVCVTTDCWTSQQQDGYMVVTAHFIDEEWKYHKKIINFIMVKGHKGKDLGKNLQRCLMEWGLERVMTVTVDNASNNDGCIVHLRKCMVEAKTSIAAGKFLHMRCAAHIVNLIVQDGLKEVELSIKRVRAAVRYIKNGTSRLVKFKELALEEKVKSKAFLNLDVCTRWNSTYIMLKAAITYAKVFTRYCEDDPLYALDLSEEKGGFGYPDEMDWENARKMAAFLAHFYDLTVRVSSSLHVTSNNFLFEVGNIHILVQNWMSSTDPLQKAMAERMKEKFDKYWGSWHENEKVKDKGPIVNERGKGKKKEKEEKEKENLNLLIFIAAALDPRYKLSDFTRLTTLEIFGVESGEKVWYAVNKCVRELFEEYRVRLTTPEPTTPAISQVTIEGGGASMMKELIASRLRQNNSGGSASSKSELEKYLAEDSEDPDKKIDILGWWKENSYRFPILANMARDILAIPITTVASESAFSTSGRILDDFRTSLTPFMVQALVCTQDWLRRSTDPVDIKENLEELEVLEKELIEEFGDKVKGKRKFNGDGVASSMAKSNKCASRPTK encoded by the exons ATGCTTTCTATACTGGAATCTGAACATGATGAGGGATTGAAGGACAAAGATGATGCATTTATGAGTGTAGATGCAGAGGTAGATGCAGAAGCAGATGCAGAAGCAGCGGCTGCAGAAGCAGGAGACGAATCATTCTTACGTAGCAtcattgaagatgaagatgccgaagcAAAAGTTGGTGAAGGTGCCAATCCAGAAGCTGCTCAAGATGACAAGCCAAAAGGACGGAAGCAAATGGCGTCAAGATCACAAATCTGGGAGCATTTTACCAAAGTTTTTGATGACAAGGGGTTAGTAAAGGAAGGAAAATGCAAGTATTGTGACCGACCAATTCAAGCTACTACATCAATCAATGGAACAACAGCAATGCGCAGGCACTTTGGTACATGCAAGCGCAGTCCGAATAAGAaaatggatccaaatcagaccACTTTGCAAGCAACTCCAGGAGATGGCATTAATACTTGGAGATATGATGCAGAAAAAGTTAGGAAGGCATTTGCTGTGATGGTCATAGAGGATGAACTGCCTTTTGCATTTGGTGAGAAATCTGGATTCAGAAAGTTCATTTCAGTCGCTTGCCCCCGCTTTAGTCCACCATCAAGAAGAACTTGTACTAGGGACACTGTCAAAATCTATCTAGATGAGAAATGCAAGTTGAAAAAGTTTTTCAAAGAGAATTGTGGAAGTGTGTGTGTAACCACTGATTGTTGGACTTCTCAGCAGCAAGATGGCTATATGGTAGTGACTGCACACTTCATTGATGAAGAGTGGAAGTATCATAAGAAGATTATTAATTTCATTATGGTGAAGGGCCACAAAGGGAAGGATCTTGGGAAGAACTTGCAGAGATGTTTGATGGAATGGGGGCTAGAGAGAGTTATGACAGTCACCGTGGATAATGCAAGCAATAATGATGGCTGCATTGTTCACTTGAGAAAGTGCATGGTTGAGGCCAAAACTAGCATAGCTGCTGGAAAGTTTTTGCATATGAGATGTGCGGCACATATTGTCAACCTTATTGTACAAGATGGCCTAAAAGAAGTTGAACTTTCAATCAAACGTGTCCGAGCTGCTGTGCGATACATCAAGAATGGGACTTCTCGGTTGGTAAAATTCAAAGAGCTAGCATTGGAAGAAAAAGTTAAGAGCAAAGCATTCTTGAACCTAGATGTATGCACTCGGTGGAACTCAACTTACATAATGTTGAAGGCTGCCATCACCTACGCGAAGGTGTTTACAAGGTACTGTGAGGATGACCCATTGTATGCGTTGGACTTGTCTGAAGAAAAAGGAGGATTTGGGTATCCAGATGAAATGGATTGGGAAAATGCTAGGAAAATGGCTGCCTTTCTTGCTCATTTTTATGATCTTACTGTTCGTGTGTCATCCTCACTTCATGTCACTTCCAACAACTTTCTTTTCGAGGTTGGCAATATACACATATTGGTTCAAAATTGGATGAGCAGTACAGATCCTTTGCAAAAAGCTATGGCAGAGAGGATGAAAGAAAAGTTTGACAAATACTGGGGGTCTTGGCATGAGAATGAAAAGGTGAAGGATAAGGGTCCTATTGTAAATGAAagagggaaagggaagaagaaggagaaggaggagaaggagaaggaaaatctCAACTTGCTCATTTTTATTGCTGCAGCTCTTGATCCAAGGTATAAGCTTTCTGATTTCACTAGGCTCACTACTTTGGAAATATTTGGTGTTGAGTCTGGAGAGAAGGTGTGGTATGCTGTCAACAAATGTGTTCGCGAGTTGTTTGAAGAATACCGAGTAAGATTGACTACACCAGAACCAACAACACCAGCCATTAGCCAAGTAACAATAGAAGGAGGAGGAGCAAGTATGATGAAGGAACTAATTGCAAGTAGGTTGAGGCAAAATAATAGTGGAGGAAGTGCAAGTAGTAAATCTGAGCttgaaaaataccttgctgaagacTCTGAAGACCCTGACAAAAAAATTGACATCCTAGGATGGTGGAAAGAGAATTCATATAGGTTTCCAATCTTGGCAAATATGGCTCGTGATATTCTTGCTATCCCCATTACAACTGTGGCTTCTGAGTCTGCCTTTAGCACAAGTGGACGCATACTTGATGACTTTAGGACATCTCTAACTCCGTTTATGGTGCAAGCTTTAGTTTGTACGCAAGACTGGCTGAGAAGGTCAACAGATCCGGTCGACATCAAGGAGAACTTGGAAGAATTAGAAGTGCTAGAAAAAG AGTTGATTGAAGAATTTGGTGACAAGGTGAAGGGAAAGCGCAAGTTCAATGGTGATGGTGTTGCTTCTTCCATGGCCAAGTCAAACAAGTGTGCAAGTCGACCAACAAAGTGA